The genome window GGCGTGAGTGTCGATGATGAAAAATCGCATCAGAAGTTCATCGGCAAATATGATTTACCATTCGGTCTGGTTTCCGATACGGATAAGCAGGTCGTTGAAGCGTATGATGTCTGGAAAGAAAAATCAATGTATGGCCGCAAATACATGGGCACCGTCCGGACGACGTTCGTTATTGATGAAAACGGAATTATTACCGACATCATCGAAAAAGTTGATACAAAAAAACACACGGAACAGATTTTAAAATAATGGAGATTCAAGAATTAGCACACATTGCTACGCAGGTCCGGCGCGACATCGTACGGATGGTTCACGCTGTCAATTCAGGCCACCCCGGCGGTTCACTCGGCTGTACCGATTTACTGGTTACGCTTTATTTTGACGTTATGAAGCTAAAGCGGGACGGAGAAGGCAAGGTCATTTTCGACATGGATGGTCGCGATGAAGACCTGTTTTTCCTTTCCAACGGGCATATCTCGCCGGTTTTTTATTCGGTGCTAGCGCGGGCGGGTTATTTTCCCATTTCCGAGCTGGCCACCTTCCGGAAGCTGGACAGTCGTTTGCAGGGCCACCCAACCACGGCAGAGCACCTGCCGGGCGTTCGGATTGCTTCCGGTTCATTGGGACAAGGTTTGTCGGTAGCTTGTGGCGCCGCTTTGGCTAAAAAATTGAACGGTGACGATAATCAGGTTTATGTCTTGATGGGCGATGGCGAACAACAGGAAGGCCAGGTCTGGGAAGCCGCTACCTTTGCACCGCACCACAAACTGGGTAATCTGACGGCCATCATCGACTTCAATGGCCAGCAAATTGACGGCCCGACTAAACTCGTGATGAACAACCGTGATCTGGGCGAAAAATACCGCGCATTTGGCTGGAACGTAGTCGAAACCAACGGCAATGATTTGGCCGATTTGAGCAAAGTGCTGCACGAATCCCAGTCTGACCCGGAAGTACCCACGCTGATTCTGATGAAGACCGAAATGGGCTTTGGCATCGACTACATGATGGGTAGCCACAAATGGCACGGCGTTGCTCCGAACGACGAGCAACTGGCCGTTGCGCTGAACCAATTGCCGCAAACGGTAGGAATCGAAGATTATTAATGCCTGAAATCTTCGCAATATTCGTCTCTTTCAATTTTTGACTCAATGAAAAAATACACATACACCGAGAAAAAAGACACTCGCTCTGGTTTTGGCGCGGGAATTTTAGAACTAGGACGTACCAACCCAAATGTCGTTGCTCTGACGGCTGACTTGGCCGGCTCCCTGAAGTTGGAAGGTTTTATTAAAGAATTTCCCGAGCGCTACATCCAGTGCGGGATTGCCGAAGCAAACATGATTGGCGTCTCGGCTGGTCTGACCATTGGCGGTAAAATTCCATTCGCCACGACTTTTGCCAACTTTGGATCGGGTCGGGTTTATGACCAGATTCGTCAATCGGTGGCCTATTCCAATAAAAACGTAAAAATCTGCGTATCCCACGCCGGCTTAACGTTGGGCGAAGACGGCGCTACGCACCAGATTCTGGAAGATCTTGGCATGATGAAAATGCTGCCTAACATGGTGGTTATCAATCCGTGTGATTTCAACCAGACGAAAGCGGCTACTATTGCCATTGCGGAGCATGAAGGGCCTGTTTACCTGCGTTTCGGTCGTCCGGTTATCCCTATTTTCACGCCTGCCGATCAGAAATTTGAAATTGGTAAGGCCATTAGTCTGAACGAAGGCGCCGATGTGTCGATT of Tellurirhabdus bombi contains these proteins:
- a CDS encoding transketolase family protein, translated to MKKYTYTEKKDTRSGFGAGILELGRTNPNVVALTADLAGSLKLEGFIKEFPERYIQCGIAEANMIGVSAGLTIGGKIPFATTFANFGSGRVYDQIRQSVAYSNKNVKICVSHAGLTLGEDGATHQILEDLGMMKMLPNMVVINPCDFNQTKAATIAIAEHEGPVYLRFGRPVIPIFTPADQKFEIGKAISLNEGADVSIFATGHLVWEAIKAGEILAEEGIEVDLINIHTIKPLDSEAILASVKKTGCAVSAEEHQLNGGLGDSIAQLLARNNPAPLEMIGVNDSFGESGTPDQLMQKYGLTADKIVEAAKKAMSRRA
- a CDS encoding transketolase gives rise to the protein MEIQELAHIATQVRRDIVRMVHAVNSGHPGGSLGCTDLLVTLYFDVMKLKRDGEGKVIFDMDGRDEDLFFLSNGHISPVFYSVLARAGYFPISELATFRKLDSRLQGHPTTAEHLPGVRIASGSLGQGLSVACGAALAKKLNGDDNQVYVLMGDGEQQEGQVWEAATFAPHHKLGNLTAIIDFNGQQIDGPTKLVMNNRDLGEKYRAFGWNVVETNGNDLADLSKVLHESQSDPEVPTLILMKTEMGFGIDYMMGSHKWHGVAPNDEQLAVALNQLPQTVGIEDY
- the bcp gene encoding thioredoxin-dependent thiol peroxidase, with the translated sequence MALKIGDQAPDFESKDQNGQPIRLSDFRGRKVVLYFYPKDDTSGCTAQACDLRDNYADLRQAGYDVLGVSVDDEKSHQKFIGKYDLPFGLVSDTDKQVVEAYDVWKEKSMYGRKYMGTVRTTFVIDENGIITDIIEKVDTKKHTEQILK